In Lolium rigidum isolate FL_2022 chromosome 3, APGP_CSIRO_Lrig_0.1, whole genome shotgun sequence, the genomic window tacaaTGACACGCAGATCTCCTGCGGGTTCTAAAAAAAAATGATAATATTGTGATGTGTAGGGTGGCTACTTGCGTGCAACTTATGGCAATTTTCAGAGCCCACACAGGTGTCATTGTCTATACCAATTTTACAATATCATTTGGTTATCTCTTCCGTTGTCAGTAACCATGCCACTAGTTTCTCGGTGTATGACCGAAGTTTGTATTGACATATTTGAAGTTTCCTTTTATCAGTATACATATAGTACCATTTAGTGCATTCTGCCACTTCTGAAATAGATTTTATCATCCTTTTGGTAATTTGGTTTTCAGCATATTGTGTTGTGGCTACCGAGTCTGCTGGTCGGCAACTTCCAGTCGGCTTCATCGAGAGAGTTAAGGAAGATTTCACCAAGAAATACAGCAGCGGAAAAGCCAGAACTGCTGCTGCCAATGGCCTCAAACGAGAATATGGGTACTTTCCGCAATATCTTTGGAAACATCTTTCCACATTTCAGCAAGCCTCCACACATATACCTCTTATCTTATAGGATGAATACCAAATCACTACGCTACATGGAAGCGAGACTAGCTACTTAATATGAGCAGTGTGCAGTTTTCGAAAATAAAATACGAGCAGTGTGACTGTGAGTTACTACAATGGATGTCTTCTTTTTCCAGGCCTAAGCTTAAAGACCACATGAAGTACTGTGACCTGCACCCTGAGGAGATTGACAAGCTTGCGAAAGTGAAGGCTCAGGTTTCAGAGGTGAAGGGAGTAATGATGCAAAACATCGAAAAGGTGCACGTCTATTCTTTCAGTCTGATACTGATGGGGGTCTTGTGAAGATTCGGGGTGCTATCTTTTTCCTAACATTCTATAACCCGACCACCTGTCCATTAGGTACTAGATCGTGGTGAGAAAATTGAACTACTTGTCGATAAGACAGAGGATCTTCGCTCACAGGTATCATATGCTCACACTCACCTCGGTTCGGTCTTTTCATTCTTCTGTCACCGTGCCCAGTGCATGAGAGACGTGGACTCGTCCATACTTGTCTCCAGGCACAAGATTTCAAGAAGCAAGGAACAAAGATACGACAGAAGATGTGGTGGGAGAACATGAAGATAAAGCTCATTGCTTTTGGCATCATTATCGCGCTGatcctcctcatcatcttgaCAGTTTGCGGCGACTTCCATTGCTGGTGATGTGACTGGAGAGTGCACAGATCACCTCATCTCACTGTTTGAATACTGCTATAGCCTTCAGTTTCGTGTTGCATCGCAAAAGAGAAGAAAGAAACGCAGGAAAGGAAGTAAGGGGAGAAAGGCATGCATGCTACTACGACATACATGTAGAGAGTGTTATTTCTACTAAAACCACCACATAGAGAGTGCATCGCCATCAATCGCGCCGTGATGCTAGAATCCGTCAGTTTGATGTTATAGTTGTCGCTGATCACATTCTTTAATTTCTTTAGTTATATGTTTCTAGACCCAAAGGCTCGCAATATATAACGGAGCCAATGCCCAAGAATTTTATTTTACATTGTTGTAATTATTATTATTAGTATAATGATGTAACCCAGATAAGGTGCTTTTGCTGCAGTTTCGTAAAGAGGTTTCATCTTCATgtacttgcttttttttttttcgaaatgggggtataccccagcttctgcatcgtgACGATGCACACGGCGCTTTATGTACTTGCTTCTGTGTTGATGACATGACATCTAAGTTCTTTTTATGGAGCTGCCATAGAGTTTCTAAATCACTACCTATACAGTGAGGTTGAACTGAAGTACTGAACAATTCCCTGCGTTCCTCCAAATAGACAGACTAAAGCCCACTTAATCAAAAGAACGGCGACATACACTCTTTACTAATTACTCTCTACTAAATTAAGTTTGCATCTCAATTTTTGCAACAAAATACACATATGGATTGCACTATGGATGTGCATCGTTTCAAACTTTTTAAAACCTTTATGGCCTTGTTTGGATTGGGTGCAAATTTTGTGTGCTCATCGGTATATAGATCAAACATGAGCATATCAAATGCCGAGGAGCACACAGAAACTACGCTTAATCCAAGCAGCCCTAAGCATATAATTTATTGGAGAGTTTTCACTTTTCCACCGACATAGTTGCTTCCCTCCAAGAGAGAAGCTGAACATGGCGCCTttgaagaaagaaaaaggctgGGCACTCCAGAGCACTCATAACCTTGTTCCGTTTTGGCTCACCTGTCACCTCCTCCTTCCTTCCTTTTGCCCTTTTGCGGTGGCAGCGCCGTTTGTATGTGGCAATGGTGTCATCCAACGAACCCCTTTAAGCCAGATCAGGTGGCTCAGGCCCACCGCAACCTCTTGCAGCAGCCAAGCGGGCGCAGAGCGGCAGAGGTGCGGCCGCGGCTTCAGTCCGGCGGATCTGTGTGCAGCAGTTCAGTGAGTTCCTATGGCTCGTAATTTACTTCTGCTTCTGCATCATatgtttttcgataaaggatgctttcattacttttataagcaattacatccagcctctgcataaccaggatacacacagccgtttatgttgTCTCAGGTTCGAAAGTGATAAAAgcaaaaaactaggcgagatacacatcaagatgaaacatataacgcctaagagataggtggggcatctatccgtagactatgctgccacccatgttgggaaaaagtatccctcgccgtagcctccaaccgtgtacagacctccgtaaacaggtctcggttctccgatcgccgaagaggtaaccacgaacggagaatacccgtacatccgtagatgacctgcaacaaagagcaatttttatcattaaaaatcttgtcatttctacatagccaaagcgcccggataatcgctagcgcccccaccctaagaagcaacttaaaccttgaatcaaccCCATGGAGCCAATTACCAAAAACATTGGCAACACTGGTCGGAGGAGTacggggtagacgctacttggatgactgaccatatagatctcgcgaactggcactggaagaacaaatgcttgattgtttcgtcctgttgacagaaaacacatcgagtacttccatgccaattacgcttaacaagattatctttggtgaggattactcctcgacgaagataccatccaaaaattttaatttttaatggtatcttcatcttccaaatctttttattattatcaactggtagatcgaaagaaggatcgcgttgtagaaagatttcacagagaaagcaccgttggcatgaaggttccatctaaattcgtccggttcgtccgataattgaatatccccgagccgttgaattaaggtattccatgccgcaagtctttgtccaagtaaaacccgtctgaacgtcacattcgggggtgaggtagccattacagtagcaatggtatcaccttgacgaCGAACAATCCTATACAGAgctggatactgttcacttaggggtgcgttgtcaagccaagcatcttcccagaaacgtattTGTGCTCCATTTCTGATTGAGAAAGTGCCATGGCGAAAAAATTCATTTTTAGTCGCCATTAGCCcggcccagaagtgagaatcccctggtttccaaaccatttgggataatgtcttcgaaccgatatactttcgcCGAAGGATAGTCTGCTTCTGCATCATATGTGAGTCAGAACAAATTAATTAGAAATCAAATTGATAGTGCTGCTGACTAGTTTTGTCAGTTTTCTTGTTGGCAATATGAGCTGAtagatttattttaattttggATGATCTTTAATTGATGTCCTTGCAATTTCATTTCTATTGGACTTGACTTTATTTAAGGTAGCTAAACTTAGAATTGATTCGAAGTGTATTCACTAAACCACATTATTTACTGCATTTAGGACCTGGCGGTGTGCAGTTCCAAGCAAGCAAACATAGCTGAAGAGGCATGGCCGAACGATCCAAGTCTTCAGCAATGGTCATCGCACAAGTTTGGAGTGATTGGGAAATCCAGCTCTATGTGCTGCTAAGCTTTGTCTTGCAAATATTTCTCTTCTTCGTCGGCAGCCTGCGCCGTCGCAGTGGCCACAAGGCCTTGGTCAGGTTTCCCATATGGCTGGCCTACCTGCTAGCCGACCTCGTCGCGGTGTACGCACTCAGTTACCTCTCGAGGCATGTAGCCACCACCACTACGAACAGGGATGAACGGCGTCACGAGCTCACCTTCTTCTGGGCATCTTTCCTCCTTATCCACCTTGGTGGCCAGGACAGTGTTACTGGCTTCTCCATCGAGGACAACGAGCTGTGGCTgagacacttgctgaatttgctaGCTCAGGTTTGGCTGGCCTTGTATGTGTTCTGGCAGTCCACGCCGGGCGACAGGCTTGTCGTCCCGGCGGCCTTTGTATTTGTGGCCGGGATCATCAAGTACGGGGAGAGGACATGGGCGCTCAAGAGTGGGAGCGAGAGTGCTCTCAGGAGCTCAGGCGCCAGCAACGAAGCAGCTGTGAAGCAGGTTGTCCGTATAGGAGCTGAAGCCGATCTGCAATATTCAGAGATTATCAGGTGTGCTCTTTGCTCGGCGACAGGAGTCCGGGATGTGTTTGCTGGGCGCAAACTCCACCAGATAGAGAGCGAAGCTTCAGATAAACTGACAAACAATGTAGCATTCGAGGGGCTTGAAGATGGAGAGGTACACTTCAAGATTGTAGATATCGAGCTGGCCTGACGTATGATGAACTCTACACGAAGGCTAAGGTGGTCCAGACGTACGTTGCCCGGCACCATACTCCGTTGTGTCTCTTTGGTCTCCATGATCGTGGCTCTCGtggtcttcatcaccatgataagTGGAGGCAGCTACTACAGCAGAGCTGATGTTGCAATAACCTATATGCTGTTTATAGGAGCTTTCAGTCTACAAGTATGTGTTGTCTTCTCGGTGATGATGTCACCAAGGACATGGGCATTTTTAGAAGGTCAACGATGCCACACGCTTGCTCGTATGGTGTTTCTGCACGTCTTCACGGACCTGTTCTTGCACAAGGTGGGCACGCCGGTGATCACCGAGGAGACACGGAGCCTTATGGAGGTGTGCAAGGGGATGTCTGACTACATGTTCTACCTGCTGGCGGTGCACCCTGCGATGCTTCCTGTCGGCAGCAACGTGCAGGATCTAGTGGCAGAAGCCATGGAGAGTGTCAAGGCCAGCTCTGCTGCCTCGAGCAAGGAACAATTTCTTTCTGCACTAGCAGATGGCAGCGAGACGGAGGCGTTCCAGCTAACGAGCAAACTCTTCCAGGAGGCGCAAGGCGTGTTGCTGCAGCagggagaacatatctagtgctacATAGCCAATGGGTGCTACTTGATTCCAGCCAAATGTCGACCCTTCGAACATGAGCCATGGTCACTCTCCCACCATGGTACATATGCATATTACACCCTGCCCTTTTTGACATTATGGTACAGGATCCGTCAGATCTACTGTGAGTCGTCCCCAATCCTGTGAGTCGTCCCCAAACCGTGCATCTAGGTGGAGCCAGAGCTCCATCCGCCGCCGCTGTCGCTGCCTGGCATGGAGATGAACTAATTATCCCAGATCCGCTGCACCTGCAAAGTGACACGCTCAGAGATGTCTGCTTCTGTGCTTTGCATCGCTACCTCTCTTCCGTGTGTCACTCGTAGACTGAAGTCGCCATGGGCTGAGATCTTGTGGCCGCCGGACATCAGGTCTCTTCGTGCTAAGAAGTCAAGTTTCCTCTTCTTTGGCTTGCTTGTAACTCCTAATGAACTGTAGTGTTCAGACTTCAGACTATAGACATACTCATTTTGAGTTTTATAGACATACACATACTTATGAATCTCTGTCTCTCTTCTTTTTGACAGTGACTAACGGTATATGAAATGAACTGCTAACAATTACAAAGCGTGAATGCAAATCTTCTGTTGCAATTTCACCACTAGTCAAATCCAAGGATTAGCCCAATTTTCTCTCATCAAACGAAGCTATCTTGTACATGTGTTAATTACACGACACATTCTAATTCCAATACTGCCACTCATACACACTTTATATTCTAACAAAGAGACTGCATTTCCACATCGAAAGGGAGAAGTTCAACGAGTAGTGAGAGAACCAGGGCCTGTGGAGACGGAAACCTGCACCGGCTGGTCCATCTCCACATCACACAATGGGTGGGATTGCACTACAGGTGGTGCTGGTTTCTCGATGGGCAGGGGCTGCTCCGGTACAAACAGTTCTCGCTGGAACATTTCCTCAGATGCCGGCGGCTGGCGCTGCTCTGGAGGACACGGTGAGTGGTGCAAGTCCGTCCTTGccgtcggcggcggcagcggtgggAGCTCAGCTCTACGGAAAATTTGGGGGTGACAAGACTAGAAACGATGGACCCTGTGCCACAATCTGATAAATTGTAGGGTATAATATGCATATGTGCCATGTTGGGAGTGTGACCATGGCTAATATTCGATCCTGTCCATTGGACAAGATGGAACGGTCCAGATTGGGCTGGAATCATGTAGCACCCATTATCTATGTAGCACTAGATACGCTCTCCTGCAGCAGGGGCAGGATCTAGGTGCGGCGCTGAAAGAGGTGGTGAGCATGTGGATGCCAGTCTACGCAGCCTGCAAGTCCAGCTCCAAGGAGCACACCCGGTGGTTGAGCATGGGCGGGGATAACCTTCGTCTGGATGTTCATGGCGCACTGGATGCTCGGTGAAATCGTTAGAAAAAGgctgaccttcgcgaagggaaaacAACTCACTCCGTACGTGATAAGTGATGCGCTGTGATGCTAGAAAATTCATGAGAAGTGGTCTCCTTGCTTGCCACATGTCGCAAGAGGAAGCAACGTGGAGATGAGGAATGAGAGAGAAGACAGGAAggatcaaattttttttttctagattcgttttttcaaaataaaatatcttgagaaccgtaagtccaaattacgaactattttcacttttgagatcctcgtgtTGAGatattcaaaactagatcccatgttgataggtttcaaGATACTTTTTTTCGTACTTTCAATACTAATATGATTATActcgtggtgtgtacctaactgtactcgtgcaaCTGATAAGTGTATTTGGTGCAGTTTTTTCCTTTTACTCGGtagttgtactcgctcgtgtgcgaaCCTGTACTTTCTCGTGTGCGCGACGGTACTTGGTCGTGTGCGCAACTCTACTTGCTCGCGTGTTACACTGtattctgtacatgtacttgtgcacgactgtacctgctcgtgtgcgcgactgtacctgctcatgtgcgtgactgtacttgtactcgtccgtgtgttcaactgtactcgtgtgctgTGCGCGACTACACCTGCTAGTGTGCGTGACTATACTTGTACTCGACCGTGTGTTTAATTGTACTCGTGTGTTATGCGCAACTGTACTCGTTTGCATGATCAACGTGGGAGTACTAATCATTATGCGCGCGGAGCGAATACGCACGCGGGGGCCACACACGTCGTTCTTTGGTGGTCTAATTTTCCCTTCGCGAACTTCGGTCTTGATAGGTCTTGATAGTAACCTTGATCTTTGGGCCAGGGATCTAGTAGAACCCATAATTTTGCGGCCTGGTACCGTATCGATAAGAGGTTTTCTTTTTGAATTTCCCACGGATGAATAGAGAAATAGAACGCGAAACGCCACTCCATTGGTGTAATGAGAGCACACTGCCACGATAGCAATACCTCATTTTTTTTATCGAACGTGCAACTGGACTGCGTGTCATTTTTACTACTCCTTCCATGTATAAAAAGATGTTTTAACTTtatcaaaatatttttttaataaagttaagacatccttttatgaacatagcAAGTAGTAATTATGCACGCATGAGATAAAACTGAAACTCTCATCATTCTAAAATAGAGGGGAGTCCACATTTGAACCCGTGCACATATGCTCCTGGTtgaatatttttttgaaaaaagcaAACAATATAATTTTTTTACAACGAGTATGAGAATGTGTTCTAACTGCGAGCAATATTATGGTGAGAAATGAACTGTTTGGTGGTCTATGCGAAATTAACAAAAGATGGTGATGTTTGTTGTATTTGGATTTGTTGTTTGCAACAActagatttttctttttttgtacagACCACTACATGTAACTTTTCTAGGATATTTTTGGCATGCTATTAGAACACATGTTCATGTTTATTGTGCGAAAAAAtaagttttttttaattttatttgctatatttttaaaaaatattattgGAGAAGTAGCATATGAGCTCGGGAGCAGAAAACCATGTCCACAAAGATAATATCAAATACATGCATCAATTAAGGCTTTTCCCACCAGCTTTAACATCATCATCGTGTGGTGCTAGTGCCAGCTAATAGTAGGTGCTGCTGGTCAAGAGGTACATTGTGCCAGGTGAAGGAACCATCTCCTTCGATGTCTTCAGCATGGAGAAGGAGGTGTGTTATCCTGGTGCTCAAGAGGTACATGGTGGGACACCAATTTCCTTCGACCTCTTTATCATGGAGATGGAGGAGCACGGTGATCGACAGCAACATCTATAAATGGTACAAGGATACTGATCTCCGTGGATGGTCACTTCTACTCGGTCAAGGATGCTACTGCGATTTCCGCACTGGGTGTGACACTCCGGACTCCATATATCCCCTCGATGCAGCCAACTTCCCCAACATCCCAACATGGGGTTACTCATGCATCGTATTGCCATGTCCAGTCTAGGACATTTTACGTGTATCCACATGATCATTCTAGATCCTCACGAGCACCAACTGGGTCTAGTCCAAACAAGTTCTGGAACCAACGTGAATAAATATATTTTATACTAATTATTTTTACATTCAAACATTTTTTTATCATACCACAGTAACCAATAACAACATTGCTAGATATTACTTATAGTGCTCTTTCTTCAATAGTCAAAATAAATATTACAGAAAAAATTGTTTGTGCTAAATCTGAACTTTATATTGTAAAAAATCAACTTGAATTAGTTTTCAGAAATCTTGCAAATTATATAGTGCATACTTATGTATTTGTGTGTATGTATATGTGTTCGTGTATATGTTATTATGCTTATATACCACCATATAGATCTCTAAAGGTATGGTCCAAAAATATCTTAGTCATGGTTTCCAGTATGAAATAAGCTATTTATGAAACTTCCATTGGACCATTGGTGGATGTGTCTTGCAAGTTGGGTTCAATAACTTTCCCCCTCCTTGGATCTCACACGTCCACAATAACCTTAAGGGTCGCTCGCCGCTGACCGGGCCGCCGCCGACCGCTCTGCCGGAATAGCTGGCTGGGGTGAGTCTTGGTAGGGCGCCGGCGTAGTTTAGGTTTGGTTGAGTGCTGTTGTTGGCGTTATGGCAAAGGTTGGGCAGTTGCCCCATAGTGGAGGTGGCGCCATGGATCTCCGCCGGATCCATGGTCTAGGTGCGCTGGCGCTGCTGCTTTGTCTGCTGTGGTCGGAGGCGAGCAGGAGAAGAGGCGGATCCACCTTCTCCAATAAAATAGCGGCGGGGAATCTTAGAAGCTTGTGCAGCAACCAAGTTTCCGAAGCTCTTCTGtccggccatggcggcgaggggGAGAGAAGCGATCtcctagtgattcaagcatcttttctCCTAGccagccttggtggcgagggggtAAAGGGTGCGGGGCATCTTTCTGCACTCCGGCGACTAGATCCAGGTTAGTGGATGGCAACTGCATATTGGGGATCAAGATTCTCTCTTCTTCTCTGCCTCACCACGGTGGTGAGAATGAAGCGGATTTTGAAGCTGAAGCCTCCTCGAGTTGGTGCCATCCTTTGCCTGAGAGGTGCTATTCTGCCGAGCTCAACCAAGTAGCTGGTGATCTCGCCGTTGCTATCCAAGGCCGTGAGGGTGGCGACTCTACAACCTCCGATGCAGAGGCCATGACTCGACTCCGTCGCGGGTGCTCGAAAATGCCTTTCTACAAAGTGATTTGTTCCCCGCAGGATGGTGGTGGACCGTGGCTGCGGGTTCTCGTCGGAAGAGGGGTCCCGAGCAGTTGGCTCTCGTTCCCCGACGAGTGGCACATACACCCATGTACTGGATTGCTTTGTTCTAGTTTATTGTAGGGTGTTTTTTTTATAAAGTGTAAGCTCCTTTATTTAAATACTAGGTTCTTAGAGCCAGTTTATGAAGGGCTTACTGCAAAATGTATTCTTGTCACTTTAATGGTTGGTTTTCTGGGGTCTTCCAGACCCCTCCTTGTGTGCAAAAAAaagttgataaaatatgcatgctaTGCCATTGATATTTAAATAGCATCGCTTGCAGTAATCACATACGAATAAAAAAGTATTCTAGTTTTGCATAAATACAATTTAATTATTGGCTTTTTCTGTACTACTTAGGGGTGGTGCTCGCGAGAGTCTACCGATGTGGTAGATTTGATCCAATCAAATAGCAGAATCGAAAAATTCCTTTTATTTTCTAACTTCAAAATCTCCCCCTCTCGAATATTGTGGACCCGATTAACAATATGTTTCACCACCATCTTGGTGGTGGCACAATCTTCTAAATACGATCTCATGTTGATATATATTTAGA contains:
- the LOC124695900 gene encoding putative vesicle-associated membrane protein 726, which codes for MGQPKKLVYSFVARGTVVLTDHAEVSGNFASVAAQCLQKLPTNNNRFSYNCDGHTFNYHVHDGFTYCVVATESAGRQLPVGFIERVKEDFTKKYSSGKARTAAANGLKREYGPKLKDHMKYCDLHPEEIDKLAKVKAQVSEVKGVMMQNIEKVLDRGEKIELLVDKTEDLRSQAQDFKKQGTKIRQKMWWENMKIKLIAFGIIIALILLIILTVCGDFHCW